Proteins encoded by one window of Bacteroidales bacterium:
- a CDS encoding glycyl-radical enzyme activating protein gives MKGIIFEIRRFTVHDGPGIRTTVFMKGCPLSCWWCHNPEGQNPQPEPWTRLEKLKGRVFEKQMVIGQEWTTTDLMTELLKDRVFYEESDGGVTFSGGEPLMQPAFLKEMLALCRQHGIHTAVDTSGFAPREILMEIAAISDLFLYDLKVFDEALHVKYTGVSNRIIFENLHLLLDAGKPVWLRHPVIPGINDSEDEKEKLKHLLSQIAGPIAALHLLPYHSIARNKYRKSGKTNRLESLNDLAESDLYPMVKELEETGVKVVIGG, from the coding sequence ATGAAAGGTATCATTTTTGAAATACGGCGATTCACAGTGCACGACGGTCCGGGTATCCGCACAACCGTCTTTATGAAAGGCTGTCCGCTTTCTTGCTGGTGGTGCCATAATCCCGAGGGACAGAATCCGCAGCCTGAACCATGGACCCGCCTTGAAAAACTTAAAGGACGCGTGTTTGAAAAGCAAATGGTGATCGGTCAGGAATGGACTACCACCGATCTGATGACGGAATTATTGAAAGACCGGGTTTTCTATGAAGAATCAGATGGAGGAGTCACTTTCAGCGGAGGAGAACCTCTGATGCAGCCCGCCTTTCTCAAGGAAATGCTCGCACTTTGCCGTCAACATGGTATCCATACTGCCGTTGACACCAGCGGATTTGCTCCGCGGGAGATCCTGATGGAAATTGCCGCAATAAGCGATCTGTTTCTCTATGATCTGAAAGTGTTTGACGAGGCTCTGCATGTGAAATATACCGGAGTCTCAAACCGAATCATTTTTGAAAACCTTCATCTGCTCCTCGATGCTGGTAAACCTGTCTGGCTCCGGCATCCTGTGATTCCGGGAATCAATGATTCCGAAGACGAAAAGGAAAAACTGAAACACTTGCTCTCTCAAATTGCGGGCCCCATTGCCGCTCTCCACCTGTTGCCCTATCACTCCATTGCCAGAAACAAATACCGGAAATCGGGAAAAACAAACCGTCTGGAATCGCTGAACGATCTTGCGGAATCCGATTTGTATCCAATGGTCAAAGAACTTGAAGAAACAGGAGTAAAAGTGGTCATCGGGGGATAA